One region of Fusarium oxysporum f. sp. lycopersici 4287 chromosome 14, whole genome shotgun sequence genomic DNA includes:
- a CDS encoding hypothetical protein (At least one base has a quality score < 10), which produces MMTYVHDKPATLTKANLEYLAHHIFLPTKLPGGDDSSAKNEILMVNFVLDTLVRFMGECTSEDETAIEACVAMIKGLKISKSAQGSLSANDAQEVLRHLSPQAPVALLHVAAQNGGVLVRKTITSAIFETFELSPANKAVMTTQGRLVRQFPANATEISSLDFEDETFLSVFTKTLEKMSYQTVQETVHKARKAEQEHDEDRETVEPRIVTDLLPSMLRGVGKQVAVPGICKNTREEVMWSNSKLPWRRSPVWFLIRVGLQLTMTRLARKDKDPYKEFMVFLMAQVLDVAVKQDVKSDMLHTMSTKLSRRLCKLKYRSNGRWLQSIQQIMSEASKCLARRWGRIRKREEKLLKLNDLQKPEMEDSLHFSLLKMEEFLTSIPERRKHIEFPNFIPTSHVRPLDGNNLPTYTAGDETYLPFRLAMIESWIAANLDTWLNSHIEEENLCGDLKRLVQSYHSEASRWYSSRPEGASRMLLTIGELWVAADKAAIHALPMLRCYEHEVPTEVWQTLLLASMADMERLHSLEAYLLNRQRVAQSKNRPSIFRSYGHRDSFPVQYFSGSVEHQQLKAEIEERALAQRQAKIEELRRLKKQYETLMQRFNDAKCDEYPQEEYGITVWRHSYACVRHGYLSKANNLQIQVHEWPLPKNTLGAQATVFELAVPPTFSEWRDITLYLINDVLLSQPFGVHHPNPSYSLRAYQPLDKFFRTRRDYRIHLVSEAKPNVVTHRRDKPIQYCTDFDVCVNNGLRYQYYDGNQNCFLEELLPTEGLSNLCTFDLPKRAQALKRFLVRTWLKPEGETPNEVIASQSDCPEYLSLSEHKVLAELPYGYNIQWMSILTQLAMPKIDFNKTETAIFLLQMSLQAGPRSSTSTRCTHLRLKDREFGHQMLEHLTKGVSHIQENWESYTALSSYTLLASRLLSQVPSELSHAFLGLLEKCRRISYRWLTTILERVQETTSETRRSGLLKTALTIALICGDSFNVYDGFLPVILADAKQASMLVECSIIIYNNASLKSETETTLRGILFDRWSYTMHRVCAILVEQNHLASSCLDLAIKRHWPAFQPTASWTLAAESSYWFETTNRGHHQVHYNILTGELLVNGLPLTRLPEQYERHDDYERLFEGLILNVMPSNLPGMRFCTTQQFQGHIVHFGMQDQDLLVRLEVNESYLDLIPSRTLREMLPHSFVNDYAHWYHNEAGIIQLRSLKDRWTSNPDDWCFVRQDGGWKLCQAGRTFLFAPSSSMARRIAGILSPLEAPLGLHMLYDARKSALEVRVPSLRLDFLLTAGESIIRSRQFRGMYIDSDQSVGTLVGFKSKLVLCNDQNPSVRIVLIPEGDIQFQRFSGHVTVNAAYGTADRVQAYRIDDLLGRLTADTKLESKLYLAYIHALTSFCLPDPFLRRTGTEEALHILGSASVRAPCPLSWTAHDRLNLIAALAPRRAFYPAYEKVMQKVDWSSNLGFLAQDDRLYAATKEILGRCSKIGFLYPHHNIEQSEIIHNTVGLVERAILRNSRQCVSGFGAEDFTVRHDVAYQSREREDSGRAERATEMAFRAYNKLPTFSESLFADFAQHLYASLALRVQYPTGQFLQKRICCMTPIGSRIQRVFSHPTGVGCITLFGTIISGSITTVAYSAESDNQITQALLLLALSTSVSTIPLPPDGQYDLSLGYNMKATELESIARIAAFRYEQTPAARLEPRLGESWQQTWNRRHREYQCETNKAAELFREELARQWPCSRPRASSDGRVTAYINVPKAMASVVKEWTKWYSNRQFAAYLAKLAKGLGEVPVDGIITDLPSAFPDFQPTSRPPGFVSIDDLFHHVPPSPTLVPDSLLDGLHQATWTNPGATARLPAVLDFLDREAKLDYEHHYLRELRQSLASLKGHAGHELNMDRVPMCADLFQKHLKRCKGRVKSIYGSLLDAVNQDLEDLPEAIQHIVKDTGFRPRISPIFFLQQLRSSRWSQLPSAWQDAIIEYGQVITALQQAKRLIRFQNEPVDLLRELESSGHRNWNPREHPEWLLLECESEILIRDVQQQIAQKMIQPPDNKNSVMQLNMGEGKSSVIAPSVAAALGDGSKLIRVIVAKPQAKQLHQMLTSKLSGLLDRPVYQLPFSRDIRMNESRAETIHQLISECMQEGGVLLVQPEHLLSFQLMELECQLDNKSSVAEKMMEVPEILRYFLQRCDRWRVIQEILGLVARFSAEVKRDFPQSLDYDDRRDGRVPKVRILRPDAEKAIFDRVTTFICETGMDGFPIAHQHPNIRNAVRRYITQWDMSSKEIGAVEKSPFWHESTINHILLLRGLFASGILSFVFAQKRWRVSYGLDPNRGKTTKLAVPFRAKDNPTPRSEFSHPDVVIVLTCLTYYYGGLDNEALFTAFDLLIRSDNADLEYQEWVKASPTIPDAFKHIQGVNLKDHVQCVSEVFPCIKYSKAAIDYYLCRMVFAKESREFPHKLSASGWDLGKQKHNPTTGFSGTNDSRYVLPLDMKQLDIPEQKHTNALVLEYLLQPENAIALVGPEVKGAALDSRSLLDMVIHMDPNTRVILDVGAQVIEFTNLEFSKEWLKCYKDEEYTQAVIFFNDSDEIMVLDRSGKVEELQTSPFADQPDQCLVFLDEAHTRGTDLRLPTNYRAAVTLGANLTKDRLVQACMRMRKLGKGQTVIFCIPREIEQKILQLLGQESSGSYNITVADVLCWAIKETCQNMRRELPLWFTQGIRFCQQRSLWDEMEACSDYKSRSKCAGQFKEDEAQSLGQRYHPQQAHPNLYSFLYRIEPCTAAEFRKRCQEFGLTELRTSTLQGEQERELSPETEHERQVERPLPAEPEIHHLHEDVCSFVLNGVFSQSSSAFKPAFMALEHTSAAKNFDVSEFRNLVWATQDFARTVKGSFESNNYADSFQRSVQWVLTNEREIANNRLLVISPYEAQYLLPDIEMSRHVTLRLYSSRVNLGFESLDHLNLFTVPQKNHDNIPRGLITQLNVFAGQLYLSSYSDYVQVCDSLGLAWKAPDESIALGPDGFLPPNSTGNSFSNKSGLSRSPVGFLKVLMSIIRQECELIGRTHMGRILEGVRLHEEEWIETQN; this is translated from the exons ATGATGACTTACGTCCACGACAAGCCAGCGACATTGACGAAGGCAAATTTGGAATACCTTGCTCATCACATCTTCTTACCTACCAAACTTCCGGGAGGCGATGATAGCTCAGCCAAGAATGAGATACTAATGGTCAACTTTGTTCTGGACACCTTGGTGCGTTTTATGGGAGAATGTACCTCAGAAGATGAAACCGCAATCGAAGCCTGTGTGGCGATGATCAAAGGCCTGAAAATATCGAAAAGTGCCCAAGGATCTTTAAGCGCAAATGACGCACAGGAGGTCTTACGCCACCTCTCTCCCCAAG CCCCTGTCGCATTGCTTCACGTCGCCGCTCAGAACGGTGGTGTCCTCGTTCGCAAAACGATTACTTCGGCCATTTTCGAGACCTTCGAACTGTCTCCCGCTAACAAGGCCGTCATGACCACCCAAGGCCGCCTGGTACGCCAGTTTCCAGCCAATGCGACGGAGATATCTAGCCTCGATTTCGAAGACGAAACATTTCTGTCAGTCTTCACCAAAACCCTTGAGAAGATGAGCTATCAAACCGTCCAAGAGACCGTGCACAAAGCCAGAAAGGCAGAACAAGAGCACGACGAAGATAGAGAGACGGTGGAACCGCGGATCGTCACCGATCTCCTGCCAAGCATGCTTCGGGGTGTCGGCAAACAAGTCGCCGTCCCCGGTATTTGCAAGAATACTCGCGAAGAGGTTATGTGGAGTAACAGCAAGCTCCCATGGAGACGATCTCCAGTCTGGTTTCTTATCCGTGTTGGTTTGCAGCTCACCATGACCCGCCTTGCCCGCAAGGATAAGGATCCCTACAAGGAGTTCATGGTTTTCTTGATGGCGCAAGTGCTTGATGTTGCTGTCAAGCAGGACGTCAAGAGCGACATGCTTCATACAATGTCGACCAAGCTCTCTCGAAGGCTCTGTAAGCTGAAGTATCGTAGCAATGGCAGATGGCTGCAAAGTATTCAACAAATCATGTCGGAGGCTTCGAAGTGCTTGGCCAGGCGATGGGGCCGAATCCGCAAGCGAGAGGAGAAACTACTGAAACTGAATGACCTTCAGAAGCCTGAGATGGAAGACAGCCTTCATTTCTCCCTCCTCAAAATGGAAGAATTCCTCACTTCGATCCCGGAACGACGGAAGCACATCGAATTTCCAAATTTTATCCCAACTTCTCACGTTCGGCCCCTTGATGGCAATAATCTTCCCACTTACACAGCTGGCGATGAGACGTATTTGCCTTTCCGACTGGCAATGATTGAATCTTGGATTGCCGCAAATCTTGACACATGGCTCAATAGCCATATTGAGGAAGAGAATTTATGTGGAGATCTGAAGAGATTGGTCCAGTCATATCATTCCGAGGCCAGTCGTTGGTATTCCAGCCGCCCTGAAGGTGCATCAAGAATGCTTCTCACTATCGGGGAACTCTGGGTGGCAGCGGATAAAGCAGCCATCCATGCCTTGCCCATGCTGAGATGTTATGAGCATGAGGTTCCCACTGAGGTGTGGCAGACTCTCCTGCTGGCCTCTATGGCAGACATGGAAAGGCTTCATAGTCTCGAAGCGTATTTATTGAACCGCCAGCGCGTCGCCCAGTCCAAGAATAGGCCTTCCATCTTCCGTTCCTACGGTCATCGGGACTCATTTCCGGTCCAATATTTCTCTGGTTCGGTTGAACATCAACAACTCAAGGCTGAGATTGAAGAGAGGGCTTTGGCTCAAAGGCaagccaagatcgaggagcTGCGGCGACTCAAAAAGCAGTATGAGACTTTGATGCAAAGATTCAATGACGCAAAATGCGATGAATACCCCCAAGAGGAGTACGGTATCACGGTCTGGCGCCACTCTTACGCCTGTGTTCGCCACGGATACTTGAGCAAGGCAAACAACCTCCAGATACAAGTACATGAATGGCCCTTGCCTAAAAACACCCTCGGAGCCCAAGCGACGGTCTTTGAGCTCGCCGTTCCTCCAACATTTTCCGAATGGCGAGATATAACGCTTTATCTCATCAACGATGTGCTCCTGAGCCAACCTTTCGGTGTCCATCATCCCAATCCGTCTTACTCGCTGCGTGCGTACCAGCCACTGGACAAGTTCTTCAGAACCAGGAGAGATTATCGGATTCACCTAGTTTCGGAAGCAAAGCCGAACGTTGTCACTCATCGACGAGATAAGCCCATTCAGTATTGTACGGATTTCGACGTCTGCGTCAACAATGGACTTCGTTATCAGTACTACGATGGAAATCAGAACTGTTTCCTTGAGGAACTCTTGCCAACAGAAGGGCTGTCAAATCTCTGCACATTCGATCTACCGAAGCGTGCTCAAGCTTTGAAGCGTTTCCTTGTTCGTACCTGGCTCAAGCCAGAAGGAGAGACGCCTAACGAGGTGATAGCAAGCCAGTCAGACTGCCCGGAATACTTGTCTTTAAGTGAACACAAAGTGCTGGCTGAGTTGCCTTATGGTTACAACATCCAGTGGATGAGCATCTTGACTCAACTGGCCATGCCGAAGATTGATTTCAATAAAACGGAGACAGCCATATTCTTGCTGCAGATGAGCCTGCAAGCTGGCCCAAGGTCTTCGACAAGCACAAGATGCACACATCTGCGGCTGAAAGACCGGGAGTTTGGACATCAGATGCTTGAACATCTGACTAAGGGCGTCTCACATATCCAAGAGAATTGGGAGTCATATACAGCCTTGTCTTCCTATACGCTTTTAGCTTCACGTCTCCTGTCACAAGTTCCGAGCGAACTGTCCCACGCCttccttggcctccttgaGAAATGCCGCAGGATCTCTTATCGGTGGTTGACGACAATACTCGAGAGAGTGCAAGAGACTACCAGCGAGACCCGGCGAAGTGGACTTTTAAAGACGGCACTGACCATTGCTCTGATATGCGGAGACTCCTTCAATGTTTATGATGGCTTCTTGCCTGTCATTCTAGCGGACGCAAAGCAGGCATCGATGTTGGTTGAATGCTCAATCATAATCTATAACAACGCTAGTTTGAAAAGCGAGACAGAGACTACTCTTCGAGGAATCTTATTCGATAGGTGGAGTTACACCATGCACCGGGTCTGTGCAATCTTGGTCGAACAGAATCATCTAGCCAGCTCGTGTCTCGACCTTGCCATTAAGCGACATTGGCCGGCATTTCAGCCAACCGCTTCTTGGACACTAGCTGCCGAGAGTTCCTATTGGTTCGAAACAACGAACCGCGGGCATCACCAAGTGCACTACAACATCCTGACCGGGGAGCTGCTGGTCAACGGCCTTCCTCTGACTCGTCTTCCGGAGCAGTACGAAAGGCATGATGACTATGAGAGATTATTCGAGGGTCTCATCCTAAATGTCATGCCGAGCAACTTGCCAGGCATGCGCTTCTGCACCACGCAGCAATTCCAAGGTCATATTGTTCACTTTGGAATGCAGGACCAAGACTTGCTCGTTCGCCTAGAGGTAAATGAATCCTACCTGGATCTTATTCCATCGCGAACTTTGCGCGAGATGCTGCCACACTCCTTTGTCAACGATTACGCTCATTGGTATCATAACGAGGCAGGTATCATTCAGTTACGCTCACTAAAGGACCGTTGGACTTCGAATCCAGATGATTGGTGCTTTGTCCGACAGGACGGAGGTTGGAAGCTTTGTCAAGCTGGTAGGACATTCCTCTTCGCCCCGTCTAGTAGCATGGCCCGGCGCATTGCAGGAATTCTATCCCCCCTCGAGGCTCCGCTTGGTCTTCACATGCTGTATGATGCGCGAAAGAGCGCTCTGGAAGTCCGAGTGCCCAGCTTGCGACTTGACTTCCTACTTACGGCCGGTGAGTCGATTATTCGATCTAGACAATTTCGAGGCATGTACATCGACTCAGACCAGTCGGTCGGAACACTTGTGGGCTTCAAAAGCAAGCTCGTCCTATGCAATGACCAGAATCCGTCAGTGAGGATCGTACTTATCCCAGAAGGAGATATTCAATTCCAAAGGTTCAGCGGCCATGTGACTGTTAATGCGGCCTACGGAACCGCCGATCGTGTGCAAGCCTACCGGATTGACGATCTTCTTGGCCGCCTCACTGCCGATACAAAGCTCGAAAGCAAGCTTTATCTCGCCTACATTCACGCTCTCACTTCATTTTGCCTTCCAGATCCTTTTCTTAGACGAACAGGAACGGAGGAGGCTCTTCACATCTTAGGCTCTGCATCAGTTCGAGCACCCTGCCCTCTATCCTGGACCGCTCATGACCGACTGAATCTGATCGCTGCTCTCGCACCAAGACGTGCCTTCTACCCAGCCTACGAGAAAGTGATGCAAAAGGTTGATTGGTCCTCTAATCTGGGTTTTCTCGCCCAAGACGATCGGCTTTATGCAGCTACCAAGGAGATTCTGGGCCGATGTAGTAAAATTGGATTCCTATATCCCCACCACAACATCGAGCAAAGCGAAATTATTCATAACACAGTAGGCCTCGTCGAACGGGCAATCCTTAGAAATTCTCGCCAATGTGTGTCGGGGTTCGGGGCCGAGGACTTCACTGTTCGGCACGATGTCGCATATCAGTCAAGAGAGCGGGAGGATTCAGGTCGCGCAGAGCGTGCCACTGAAATGGCATTCCGGGCCTATAACAAGCTTCCGACTTTCTCGGAGTCTCTGTTTGCAGATTTTGCCCAGCACTTATACGCCTCCTTAGCTCTGAGAGTACAATATCCGACAGGGCAATTCCTCCAAAAGAGGATATGTTGTATGACTCCCATTGGCTCAAGAATCCAACGAGTTTTCTCTCATCCTACTGGTGTCGGCTGCATCACGCTTTTCGGCACAATCATATCTGGCTCAATAA CGACGGTTGCGTACTCTGCCGAATCTGACAACCAGATCACTCAGGCACTCTTGCTTCTCGCCCTGTCCACGTCAGTATCCACCATTCCCTTACCGCCCGACGGCCAGTACGATCTATCACTCGGTTACAACATGAAAGCGACCGAGCTCGAAAGTATTGCCAGAATAGCTGCTTTCCGCTACGAACAAACTCCAGCGGCACGCCTGGAACCTCGCTTAGGCGAGTCATGGCAACAGACCTGGAATCGACGCCATCGGGAATACCAGTGTGAGACAAATAAAGCGGCCGAACTTTTCAGGGAAGAGCTTGCTCGACAGTGGCCTTGTAGTCGTCCCCGAGCATCTTCGGACGGACGTGTAACTGCATACATCAATGTGCCAAAAGCAATGGCGTCTGTAGTGAAAGAATGGACAAAGTGGTATAGCAACCGACAGTTCGCGGCATATCTTGCGAAGTTAGCTAAAGGTCTGGGAGAGGTACCTGTGGATGGTATCATCACCGATCTTCCTTCTGCATTCCCAGACTTTCAGCCAACCAGTCGGCCCCCCGGATTTGTCTCAATTGATGATCTCTTCCATCACGTCCCTCCTTCTCCAACGTTAGTTCCAGACTCCTTGCTGGATGGCCTTCATCAAGCAACATGGACCAATCCAGGTGCAACTGCAAGACTGCCTGCTGTTCTTGACTTTCTGGATCGCGAAGCCAAGTTGGACTACGAGCACCATTACCTGCGGGAGCTGCGGCAAAGCCTTGCTAGCCTGAAAGGTCATGCTGGCCATGAGTTGAACATGGATCGAGTCCCAATGTGTGCGGACCTCTTTCAGAAACATCTGAAGCGATGCAAGGGACGTGTCAAGTCGATATACGGGTCGCTCTTAGACGCGGTAAATCAGGATCTTGAAGACCTTCCGGAAGCTATCCAACATATAGTTAAAGATACAGGTTTCAGACCTCGGATTTCgcccatcttcttcctgcagcAACTGAGAAGCTCACGATGGTCTCAGCTCCCAAGTGCTTGGCAAGATGCTATTATCGAATATGGACAGGTGATTACTGCCCTTCAACAAGCTAAGCGTTTGATACGATTCCAGAATGAGCCCGTGGATCTCCTTCGTGAGCTTGAGAGTAGTGGCCACAGAAACTGGAACCCTCGCGAACATCCAGAATGGTTGCTGCTAGAATGTGAGAGTGAGATCCTAATCCGGGACGTGCAGCAACAGATTGCTCAAAAGATGATACAGCCGCCAGACAATAAGAACTCCGTGATGCAGTTGAATATGGGAGAAGGAAAATCTTCTGTCATTGCTCCCAGCGTTGCAGCTgctcttggcgatggatcAAAACTGATTCGCGTCATCGTGGCTAAGCCACAAGCTAAGCAGCTGCACCAGATGTTGACCTCCAAGTTATCTGGTCTGCTTGATCGCCCAGTCTATCAGTTGCCATTCTCTAGGGATATTCGCATGAATGAGTCTCGAGCAGAGACCATCCACCAACTTATAAGCGAATGCATGCAAGAGGGAGGCGTCCTACTCGTTCAACCGGAGCACCTATTGTCTTTTCAGTTGATGGAGCTGGAATGCCAACTCGACAACAAATCTAGCGTTGCcgagaagatgatggaggtCCCGGAAATTCTTCGATACTTCCTCCAGAGATGTG ACCGATGGAGAGTCATACAAGAAATTCTCGGCTTGGTTGCACGATTCTCTGCCGAAGTAAAGCGAGATTTCCCGCAATCGCTGGATTATGACGATCGACGCGATGGCCGAGTTCCCAAGGTCCGGATCCTTCGTCCTGATGCAGAAAAGGCAATTTTCGACCGCGTGACAACTTTCATATGCGAGACAGGAATGGATGGTTTCCCTATCGCACATCAGCACCCAAACATCAGGAACGCAGTCCGTCGCTACATTACTCAGTGGGACATGTCAAGTAAGGAGATCGGGGCGGTCGAGAAGAGTCCCTTTTGGCATGAGAGCACCATCAACCACATCCTGCTTCTTCGAGGACTCTTTGCGTCTGGAATACTTTCTTTTGTATTTGCCCAGAAACGGTGGAGGGTCAGCTATGGTCTCGATCCAAACAGGGGGAAAACGACCAAGCTTGCGGTACCCTTCAGGGCCAAGGATAACCCGACTCCTCGATCAGAGTTTAGCCATCCTGACGTTGTGATCGTTCTTACTTGTCTGACATACTATTATGGTGGGCTAGACAATGAGGCTCTTTTTACTGCTTTTGACCTACTCATTCGATCAGACAATGCAGACTTGGAATACCAGGAGTGGGTGAAGGCGAGCCCAACAATACCAGATGCCTTCAAACACATCCAAGGGGTAAATCTCAAGGATCACGTCCAGTGCGTATCTGAGGTTTTTCCTTGCATCAAATACTCCAAAGCAGCCATCGACTACTATCTCTGCCGAATGGTATTTGCGAAGGAGTCCAGAGAGTTCCCTCACAAATTGTCTGCCTCTGGCTGGGATCTGGGCAAGCAGAAGCACAATCCGACAACAGGCTTTAGCGGTACCAATGACTCTCGGTATGTCCTTCCATTGGACATGAAGCAGCTTGATATTCCTGAGCAGAAACACACCAATGCATTGGTGCTTGAGTATCTACTACAGCCTGAGAACGCCATTGCACTGGTGGGACCCGAGGTGAAAGGGGCGGCACTCGACAGCAGGTCTCTCCTAGACATGGTCATACATATGGACCCAAATACGCGCGTTatccttgatgttggtgcCCAAGTCATCGAGTTTACCAACTTGGAGTTTTCCAAAGAATGGCTCAAGTGCTATAAAGATGAAGAATACACACAGGCTGTGATATTCTTCAATGACTCTGATGAGATTATGGTACTCGATCGATCAGGAAAGGTTGAAGAACTTCAGACCTCGCCTTTCGCGGATCAGCCGGATCAGTGtctcgtcttcctcgacGAAGCTCATACTAGAGGCACAGATCTGAGGCTCCCCACCAACTACCGAGCTGCGGTTACCTTGGGTGCAAATTTAACGAAGGATAGACTGGTACAAG CATGCATGAGGATGCGAAAGCTTGGAAAAGGGCAGACTGTGATTTTCTGCATTCCAAGAGAGATTGAGCAAAAGATCCTGCAACTACTGGGCCAGGAATCATCAGGATCCTATAACATTACAGTCGCCGATGTTCTTTGTTGGGCCATCAAGGAAACTTGCCAGAACATGAGGCGAGAATTGCCATTATGGTTCACTCAAGGTATTCGCTTCTGTCAGCAACGTAGCTTgtgggatgagatggaggcTTGCAGTGACTATAAGAGCAGGTCTAAGTGTGCTGGACAGttcaaggaggatgaggcgCAGTCTCTTGGCCAACGGTACCATCCACAACAAGCCCACCCTAACCTTTATTCATTTCTCTACCGCATTGAGCCCTGTACTGCTGCGGAATTTCGAAAACGTTGCCAAGAATTCGGCCTAACAGAACTGCGTACCTCGACACTACAGGGGGAGCAGGAGCGGGAACTCTCACCTGAGACCGAACACGAAAGACAAGTGGAGAGGCCGCTCCCAGCAGAGCCAGAGATACACCATTTACATGAAGACGTGTGCAGCTTTGTGCTCAATGGCGTGTTTTCACAGTCCTCGAGCGCATTCAAGCCCGCCTTTATGGCCCTCGAACACACTTCGGCAGCAAAGAATTTCGATGTAAGCGAGTTCCGGAACCTTGTCTGGGCGACGCAGGACTTCGCAAGGACAGTCAAGGGATCTTTTGAATCAAACAACTACGCTGACTCGTTCCAACGGTCCGTGCAATGGGTATTGACAAACGAGAGAGAGATTGCTAATAACCGCCTTCTGGTTATCAGCCCGTACGAGGCCCAATATCTTCTACCGGATATCGAGATGTCTCGGCATGTCACCCTGCGGCTCTACTCCTCCAGGGTGAATCTTGGGTTTGAGTCACTTGAtcatctcaacctcttcactGTTCCCCAAAAAAACCATGACAATATCCCGCGAGGCCTTATCACGCAACTCAATGTTTTTGCTGGACAACTTTATTTATCATCTTACAGCGATTATGTCCAAGTGTGTGATTCCCTAGGCCTTGCGTGGAAGGCCCCCGATGAATCCATCGCGCTTGGGCCTGACGGATTTCTTCCACCAAACTCAACAGGAAATAGCTTCAGCAACAAGTCAGGGCTCTCGAGGAGTCCTGTAGGGTTTTTAAAAGTCCTCATGTCGATAATAAGACAGGAGTGCGAGCTGATTGGGAGGACGCACATGGGCAGAATCTTGGAAGGAGTCAGGCTGCACGAGGAAGAATGGATAGAGACCCAGAACTAG
- a CDS encoding hypothetical protein (At least one base has a quality score < 10), with protein MAPRKSQTESPDNDPNMGPSDSLVDPELLLFAAKLTLQQSPYASRMINIHFENSNPTDLAMHVHEALLQPFPRLSSLCGRRSRTTELRLEDVSQNAGHVLVHFLYTGKFQTLQVDTPCLRDRLAAQFRTCLQVYLASKTYKLHNLQGLIQIELEQLGQKVAIPDLIAVAEEIYSGAHEVDLWFQSFIHSCLSRMSDDLELFENRKILRELEVKNTIGAMILRSCMLRPRGSNMAASGSSVQRDVARKQERPFRADKTEPTTNNPEPLNSNVSSSADDTSLTASFEDLGFV; from the coding sequence ATGGCACCTCGAAAAAGCCAAACGGAGTCTCCAGATAACGACCCAAATATGGGACCCAGTGACTCGTTAGTTGACCCAGAGTTACTCCTTTTTGCCGCCAAGCTGACTCTGCAGCAAAGTCCCTACGCAAGTAGGATGATTAATATCCATTTTGAGAACAGCAATCCAACGGACTTGGCGATGCATGTGCACGAGGCTCTTTTGCAGCCTTTTCCAAGACTCTCGTCGCTGTGCGGCCGCCGCTCGCGCACCACAGAACTACGACTTGAGGACGTATCTCAGAATGCAGGCCACGTGTTGGTTCACTTTCTATATACTGGGAAATTCCAAACCTTGCAAGTCGATACTCCGTGCCTCCGGGATAGACTTGCTGCTCAATTCAGAACTTGCCTTCAGGTTTATCTTGCATCTAAGACTTATAAGCTCCACAATCTACAAGGCTTGATTCAGATCGAACTAGAGCAGCTCGGCCAAAAAGTTGCCATACCGGATCTCATCGCTGTTGCCGAAGAGATTTACTCAGGTGCCCACGAGGTAGACCTTTGGTTCCAATCCTTCATACATTCCTGCTTATCACGAATGTCGGATGATCTCGAGCTGTTTGAGAATCGCAAAATTCTGAGGGAATTAGAAGTGAAGAATACGATTGGTGCAATGATCTTGAGGTCCTGCATGTTGAGGCCTCGTGGATCAAATATGGCAGCTAGTGGCTCGAGCGTCCAGAGGGACGTAGCGAGGAAGCAGGAACGCCCCTTCAGAGCAGACAAAACCGAGCCAACTACCAACAACCCTGAGCCACTAAATTCGAATGTTTCAAGTTCTGCCGATGACACATCTTTGACCGCATCGTTCGAAGATCTTGGATTTGTTTGA